Part of the Subtercola frigoramans genome, CTTCGCCATCGATTCGACGACGAGGTGTTGAGGGAGAGCCGAAACGGCGGGCATCCCACCGGCCAGTGAGACCACCTCAGGCCGGGATGCGACGGCAAACAGGGCACGGACCTCTGAGACAGACAGGCCGGCGGCACGGTCAGCGTAGTTGTTGTACCAGGGGTCGAGATTTGTGCCAGAGGGCGACGATGGTCTGTGGTGGCTGTTCACGTGCACTTCCATGAATGAGGCGAAATTCCATGCTACCAACGCCGAAAAGGGCCCGGTGCCAGAATCGGCCCGGGCCCTCTTACCGCCGAAGGCCGCCCAGGCGGCCGCGACGAACGTGGAAAATCAGCCGAGGTAGTCGACGAGGTCGTTCTCGAGTGCCGCTTTGGGCTTGGCGCCGATGATCGTCTTGACGACTTCTCCGCCCCGGTACACCTTCATCGCCGGAATCGACGTGATCTGGTATTTGGCCGCGGTCTGGGGGTTCTCATCGACGTTCAGCTTGACGATCTTGATCTTGTCGGAGTGCTCTGCAGCGATCTGGTCGAGGATGGGCGACACGGCGCGGCACGGGCCGCACCACTCGGCCCAGAAGTCGACCAGGATGGTCTCTTCAGAGTTGAGCACATCGGCTTCGAAGCTCGCATCGGTTACTGCTGTTGCGGTTGACATGGTGTTCTCTCTTTCACGGGAGGTGTTCGGTGGACGTCAGCGGGTTTCAGCCTTCGTGGGTGTGCATGGGAAACGGCACACGGAGGGCTTGTCAGGAGGACCGGATGAGCTCGATCTCAGCTTCGGCCTCGCGCAGTTCTGCGATCGCATGTGCCTCGGCGAGGCCGGCCAGGTAGTGTTCGGCGTCGAGCGCTGCGACCGTTCCTGAGGCCGCCGCGGTGGCAGCCTGCCGATAGGTGTCGTCGATGACGTCACCTGCAGCGAAGACGCCGGCGATATTGGTCTTCGATGAGCGACCGTCGACAGCGATCGTTCCCGACGCCGTGAGGTCGAGCTGGCCGTGCACGAGATGGGTTCGCGGGTCATTGCCGATGGCCACGAACAGCCCCTGCACCGGGAGTTCGCTCAATTCGCCCGTGACAGTGTTTTCGAGTGTCAGCGCTTCAACAGTGTTCTCGCCGCGGATGCCCACGACGGCCGAATTGAAGACGAATTCGATCTTCTCGTTGGCGAACGCGCGCTCCTGCATGATCTTGGATGCCCGCAGGCTGTCTTTGCGATGAACCAGGTACACCTTCTCGGCGAAACGGGTCAGGAAGGTGGCCTCCTCCATGGCAGAGTCGCCGCCGCCGACAACCGCGATCGTCTTGGTCTTGAAGAAGAAACCGTCGCAGGTGGCGCACCAGGAGACGCCGCGACCACTCAGGCGCTCCTCGTCATCGATGCCCAGTTTGCGGTAGGCAGACCCGGTCGAGAAGATGACGGCCTGTGCCTCGAAGTCCCCGCTGTAGCCCGTGGACACCTTTTTGATGTCACCGCTGAAGTCCACACTCGTCACGTCGTCGAGGAGCACCTCGGTGCCGAACTTCTCAGCCTGCTCCTGGAGCCTGGTCATCAGCTCGGGGCCCTGGATACCCTCGGGGAACCCGGGGAAGTTCTCCACCTCGGTGGTCTTCATGAGTTCGCCGCCGGCTTCGACGCTCGAGGCGATGAGCAACGGCTGAAGACCCGCGCGCGCCGCATAGATGGCCGCGGTGAACCCGGCAGGGCCAGACCCAATGATGATTATCTGTCTCATCGACAAGCTCCTTGTAGCGGTGACTCAGCACCCACGATGTTGCACTGTAGACCTCAACCAATCCTAGCCGCCGGGTATTCCAGAGCCGGAGGGCCCATGATTGAACGGTGAGTGAAGCCTTCAATCCTCTTGACCGCGTGCGGATCGCCTACACCGAGGTCGGTGAGGGAACCCCGCTCGTGATGGTCCACGGTTCGGGGTTGTCGCGAGCGATGTGGCGCGGCCTCGGGTACGTGAAGGCTCTGCGGGACGACTACAGACTGATCCTTGTCGACCTCCGCGGGCATGGGCTGAGTGGCAAACCGCATCAGCCTGACGACTACCGGATGCAGCTCGTCGTCGCCGACCTCCTGGCCGTTCTCGATGCCGCCGGCGTCACGAGCGCCCACTATTTCGGATATTCATTCGGCGCCCGCGCCGGTTTCTCCCTTGCGGCCACCCACCCCGAACGCATGCTCTCGTTCGTCTCTGCTGCCGGAAGCTATCGTGCACCCGGGCGCAGCGTCGGGAGACTCTTCTTCGAAGGGTACGACGAGGCACTGGGCGCGGGTGGAATGCGCGCTTTCATCGACGGCTGGGAGGAGCGCCGGGGCATACCGGTCGACGCCGCGACGACGGCGGCCTTCCTGGCGAACGATCCCGCGGCCATCCGGTCGTATTTTCGGCGCGTCGAACTCGAACCCGGCGTCGACGAGCAGGCGCTGCACTCGATCGAACTGCCCACGCTTCTGCTGGCGGG contains:
- the trxA gene encoding thioredoxin; this encodes MSTATAVTDASFEADVLNSEETILVDFWAEWCGPCRAVSPILDQIAAEHSDKIKIVKLNVDENPQTAAKYQITSIPAMKVYRGGEVVKTIIGAKPKAALENDLVDYLG
- the trxB gene encoding thioredoxin-disulfide reductase; translated protein: MRQIIIIGSGPAGFTAAIYAARAGLQPLLIASSVEAGGELMKTTEVENFPGFPEGIQGPELMTRLQEQAEKFGTEVLLDDVTSVDFSGDIKKVSTGYSGDFEAQAVIFSTGSAYRKLGIDDEERLSGRGVSWCATCDGFFFKTKTIAVVGGGDSAMEEATFLTRFAEKVYLVHRKDSLRASKIMQERAFANEKIEFVFNSAVVGIRGENTVEALTLENTVTGELSELPVQGLFVAIGNDPRTHLVHGQLDLTASGTIAVDGRSSKTNIAGVFAAGDVIDDTYRQAATAAASGTVAALDAEHYLAGLAEAHAIAELREAEAEIELIRSS
- a CDS encoding alpha/beta fold hydrolase, whose translation is MSEAFNPLDRVRIAYTEVGEGTPLVMVHGSGLSRAMWRGLGYVKALRDDYRLILVDLRGHGLSGKPHQPDDYRMQLVVADLLAVLDAAGVTSAHYFGYSFGARAGFSLAATHPERMLSFVSAAGSYRAPGRSVGRLFFEGYDEALGAGGMRAFIDGWEERRGIPVDAATTAAFLANDPAAIRSYFRRVELEPGVDEQALHSIELPTLLLAGTDDRRAFTDSERAAGLMPHARFVPLPGRDHASTLRPAAGVVDVVREFLASAAPQPSQDRSDGLTQL